In Camelus bactrianus isolate YW-2024 breed Bactrian camel chromosome 10, ASM4877302v1, whole genome shotgun sequence, a genomic segment contains:
- the LOC105081054 gene encoding olfactory receptor 5W2-like encodes MDRGNCSSLTEFIFLGVTDNTKNKVTLFTMFLLVYLISLLANLGMIILIRLDSQLHTPMYFFLSHLSFCDLGYSTAIGPKMLVDLFAKNRSIPFLGCALQFLVFCIFADCECLLLAVMAYDRYKAISNPLLYTVSMSSRVCSLLVAGVYLVGMADALMHTTLAFRLCFCGSNEINHFFCDLPPLFLLSCSDAQVNELVIFTVFGFIELSTISGVLASYCHIILSVVKIHSAEGRRKAFSTCTSHLTAVAIFQGTLLFTYFRPSSSYSLDQDKIISLFYTLVIPMLNPLIYSLRNKDVIEALKKLKLKRWF; translated from the coding sequence ATGGATAGAGGGAATTGCTCCTCCTTGACTGAATTCATTTTCTTGGGAGTCACTGACAACACTAAAAACAAAGTGACCCTATTCACCATGTTTCTACTTGTTTATCTCATTAGTCTCCTGGCCAATCTTGGAATGATCATCCTAATTAGACTGGATTCCCAGCTGCACACAcccatgtactttttcctcaGCCACCTCTCTTTCTGTGACCTCGGCTATTCCACAGCAATTGGCCCCAAGATGCTGGTGGACCTATTTGCCAAGAACAGATCAATCCCCTTCCTTGGCTGTGCCCTGCAGTTCTTGGTCTTCTGCATCTTTGCAGATTGTGAGTGCCTCCTGCTGGCAGTGATGGCCTATGACCGGTACAAGGCCATCAGCAACCCCCTGCTCTACACAGTCAGCATGTCCAGCAGAGTGTGCTCCCTGCTCGTGGCGGGGGTGTACCTGGTGGGGATGGCGGATGCTTTGATGCACACGACATTAGCCTTCCGCTTATGTTTCTGTGGCTCAAATGAGATTAACCATTTCTTCTGTGATttacctcctctcttcctcctttcctgttCAGATGCACAGGTCAATGAGTTAGTGATATTCACCGTTTTTGGCTTCATTGAACTGAGCACCATTTCAGGAGTCCTTGCCTCTTACTGTCATATTATCCTATCAGTGGTGAAGATCCACTCAGCTGAGGGGAGGCGCAAAGCTTTCTCCACCTGCACCTCCCACCTAACTGCTGTGGCCATTTTCCAGGGGACTCTGCTCTTCACGTATTTCCGGCCGAGCTCTTCCTACTCTCTGGATCAAGACAAAATTATCTCACTGTTTTACACCCTTGTGATTCCCATGTTAAACCCTCTGATTTACAGCCTACGGAACAAAGATGTGATAGAGGCCCTGAAAAAACTGAAACTTAAAAGATGGTTTTGA